In Ammonifex degensii KC4, a single window of DNA contains:
- a CDS encoding transposase, with translation MKFKTRKPADTITVPARMYPDEAAEKKLVSFMRRFQAAKRTAYQALRRGKEPEEIVKDLYRKFFPNARWCQWAVEDAKATCDAQKEQVRMHVSDLEAKIEKSEEKLKRTKNELHRRGILARIAKLCAKLEYWKGFLERDEVPPAVFGGKKNLLLLQEGKLSKEEWRELRSNAFYSVGQANQKGLEGQYGNANTEIVHDEVTDSFRLNVYVPPEPGDKSGRLRQDEDWVTVPLEVPARYRPLLLKCLAEGRAYTVRVVRRNGRFDCLVSFSLGDTAEVDRTSPMAGFDLNPDVVAVTVVLPDGNFKVSRLFWCHDLVHASHEKREWIAGNLAKEVADWLESLGVKQVALEELSFAQDHDTDRAFNRITHNFCKKLLFNRTVVALRKRGIAVFTVPAHFTSLIGFFKYSETYGLNTHQAAALVIARRALGFKERVPKALVQKLLRRPPMEGWTHGKLWGRLSGMFKAARKKVSRYFNTRAFTPSAWLEHIFAGAG, from the coding sequence TTGAAGTTCAAGACCAGGAAGCCCGCCGACACGATAACCGTGCCCGCCAGGATGTACCCGGACGAGGCGGCAGAAAAGAAGCTCGTGTCCTTCATGCGCCGGTTCCAGGCGGCGAAGCGCACCGCCTACCAGGCGCTGAGACGGGGAAAGGAACCGGAAGAAATCGTCAAAGACCTCTACCGGAAGTTCTTCCCCAACGCCCGCTGGTGCCAGTGGGCAGTGGAGGACGCAAAAGCCACCTGTGATGCCCAAAAAGAGCAGGTCAGGATGCACGTCTCAGACTTAGAGGCCAAGATAGAGAAGTCCGAGGAGAAGCTTAAGCGCACCAAAAACGAGCTTCACCGCCGGGGGATACTGGCCCGCATCGCGAAGCTATGCGCGAAGCTGGAGTACTGGAAGGGTTTCCTGGAGCGGGACGAAGTCCCTCCCGCCGTCTTCGGTGGCAAGAAAAACCTGCTGCTTCTTCAGGAAGGGAAGCTCTCTAAGGAGGAGTGGCGGGAGCTGAGGTCGAACGCCTTCTACTCCGTGGGCCAGGCCAACCAGAAGGGGCTGGAGGGCCAGTACGGCAACGCCAACACGGAAATCGTACACGACGAGGTGACAGACTCCTTCCGGCTCAACGTGTACGTACCGCCGGAGCCAGGGGACAAGAGCGGCAGGCTGAGGCAGGACGAAGACTGGGTCACCGTGCCCCTGGAAGTCCCCGCGAGGTACAGGCCCCTGCTCCTGAAGTGCCTGGCCGAAGGGAGGGCCTACACCGTCCGGGTGGTGCGCAGAAACGGCAGGTTCGACTGTCTCGTTTCCTTCTCGCTAGGCGACACCGCGGAAGTGGACAGGACCTCCCCCATGGCCGGGTTCGACTTGAACCCCGACGTGGTGGCGGTGACCGTCGTCCTGCCGGACGGGAACTTCAAGGTCTCTCGACTCTTCTGGTGCCACGACCTGGTCCACGCTTCACACGAGAAGCGGGAGTGGATCGCGGGCAACCTGGCCAAAGAAGTGGCCGACTGGCTGGAGTCCCTGGGCGTGAAGCAGGTGGCCTTAGAGGAGCTTTCCTTTGCCCAGGACCACGACACCGACAGGGCGTTCAACCGGATCACGCACAACTTCTGCAAGAAGCTCCTCTTCAACCGCACCGTCGTGGCTTTAAGGAAGCGCGGCATCGCGGTGTTCACCGTGCCCGCGCATTTCACTTCGCTTATCGGCTTCTTCAAGTACTCTGAAACTTACGGGCTTAACACCCACCAGGCGGCGGCACTGGTCATAGCACGCCGGGCGCTGGGCTTTAAAGAAAGAGTGCCGAAGGCCCTCGTCCAGAAGCTTCTCAGGCGTCCGCCGATGGAAGGATGGACGCACGGGAAGCTCTGGGGCAGGCTCTCTGGCATGTTTAAGGCGGCCCGGAAGAAGGTCTCCCGCTACTTCAACACCAGGGCCTTCACTCCTTCCGCCTGGCTGGAGCACATTTTCGCCGGGGCGGGCTAA
- a CDS encoding AbrB/MazE/SpoVT family DNA-binding domain-containing protein, whose product MQTFEPVRVGKRGTVTIPAALRQKYRLGEGSWLVLEPREEGILLRPACVCPVEVYTPERKAEFLLNNAVTPEDYAWAVEEVRKMGLEVNFPYTKQS is encoded by the coding sequence ATGCAGACATTTGAGCCGGTGCGGGTGGGAAAGCGGGGCACCGTTACCATTCCTGCAGCGCTGCGACAGAAGTACCGGTTGGGGGAAGGGAGCTGGCTCGTGCTTGAGCCCAGGGAGGAAGGGATACTCCTCAGGCCGGCATGCGTTTGCCCGGTGGAGGTGTACACGCCGGAGCGCAAGGCGGAGTTTCTCTTGAACAATGCGGTGACGCCCGAGGACTACGCCTGGGCGGTGGAAGAGGTGCGCAAGATGGGCCTCGAGGTCAACTTTCCCTATACAAAGCAAAGCTAA
- a CDS encoding tyrosine-type recombinase/integrase, which translates to MPRKPSLFHLFRLRAESLLRVGEKKHEVKKVAEEEAVRMGLCGKERVEFVRRKTLCAGIFSFRTLRACLQVAGVFCGWLKTRHPEKVKEAREKGDIEVVKPYVSEFFIYRRDAGYSPYTLKKERSLLRKLFLDPELASEVELPSRRLEDRKPLKEAEVPERYQDLVDFCRATGLRRVELRRVRLEDVQEKDGGLVVYVRRGKGGKARWVRVRRDMERRVREIVAEAKKQGKERLFPRIPGWLGVKVYRREYAWVRLEEEMERLKEENPGLRTRDLRKMAKLEVSRDLGHNRTDVMSCYLE; encoded by the coding sequence GTGCCGAGGAAGCCGAGCCTCTTTCACCTCTTTCGCCTGCGGGCGGAGAGCCTCTTGAGGGTGGGCGAGAAGAAGCACGAAGTCAAGAAGGTGGCGGAAGAGGAGGCTGTGAGGATGGGCCTCTGCGGGAAGGAGAGGGTGGAGTTTGTGCGGCGGAAGACCCTCTGTGCGGGGATCTTCAGCTTCCGCACGCTTAGAGCCTGCCTGCAGGTGGCGGGAGTCTTTTGCGGGTGGCTGAAGACCCGCCATCCGGAGAAAGTGAAGGAGGCCCGCGAGAAGGGCGACATCGAAGTGGTGAAGCCTTACGTGTCGGAGTTTTTCATCTACCGGCGCGACGCAGGCTACTCTCCTTACACGCTTAAGAAGGAGCGCAGCCTGCTGAGAAAGCTTTTCCTTGACCCGGAGCTGGCTTCGGAGGTGGAGCTCCCTTCACGGAGGCTGGAAGACCGGAAGCCGCTGAAGGAAGCAGAAGTACCTGAGAGGTACCAAGATCTGGTGGACTTCTGCCGCGCCACCGGGCTGAGGCGCGTGGAGCTCCGGCGGGTGCGGCTGGAAGACGTGCAGGAGAAGGACGGCGGGCTGGTGGTTTACGTGCGTAGGGGAAAGGGAGGGAAGGCGCGCTGGGTCCGTGTCCGGCGGGACATGGAGAGGCGTGTCCGCGAGATAGTGGCCGAGGCCAAAAAGCAGGGGAAGGAGAGGCTCTTTCCCCGGATCCCAGGGTGGCTGGGAGTCAAAGTCTACCGGCGCGAGTATGCCTGGGTTCGCCTGGAGGAAGAGATGGAGCGCCTGAAGGAAGAAAACCCGGGGCTTAGGACGAGGGATCTCAGGAAGATGGCCAAGCTTGAGGTGAGCCGGGATCTGGGCCACAACCGCACCGATGTCATGAGTTGCTATCTGGAGTAG
- a CDS encoding helix-turn-helix domain-containing protein, with the protein MGRVKKRKNSSKTLHEAAVVRESDSRLILSPSQHTRLLHGSEKARGYVFVAYADGGRWREQAVRVADIPYVVEEFAGRADVYLTQNRFYGRRRRIVWLGQLGANFVDLDYHKTEYADRDPYTVLERALDLLAERGLPPPAFVVFSGRGLQLVWLHTPVPRRALPRWNAVQTELCQALEELGADYAARDATRVLRLVDTVNSRSGKRVFGEIISGHVWPFDRLADEVLPLTRAEIYDLRIRRALKGRRVVVPPGDFSAATLWEARLSDLMKLLELRGQKKLPPGQRDHWLFLAGVAMSWLAVSFESFYRELVTLAQMVGSWTERESRSRFHALYRRLRMYFAGERIEYNGVPIDPRYRFRNETIIEWLRITPEEQRQLSTIWSEEVRREKDRQRHEEARREAGMVPREEYLARAEERRRKALELWEQGLTQKKIAEILGVTQQAVSEMLREKKDTP; encoded by the coding sequence GTGGGACGGGTGAAAAAGCGGAAAAATTCCTCGAAAACCCTTCACGAAGCCGCCGTTGTCCGGGAAAGCGACTCCCGCCTCATCCTCTCTCCGTCTCAGCACACCCGTCTGCTCCACGGCAGTGAAAAGGCCCGCGGTTACGTGTTCGTGGCCTATGCGGACGGCGGCAGGTGGCGCGAGCAGGCGGTGAGGGTCGCCGACATCCCCTACGTGGTCGAGGAGTTCGCGGGCAGGGCGGACGTTTACCTCACCCAGAACCGCTTTTACGGCCGCAGGAGGCGCATAGTCTGGTTGGGGCAGCTCGGGGCGAACTTCGTGGACCTCGACTACCACAAGACGGAGTACGCCGACCGCGACCCTTATACCGTCCTGGAGAGGGCGCTCGACCTCCTGGCGGAGAGGGGGCTTCCTCCTCCCGCCTTCGTCGTCTTCTCGGGGCGAGGCCTGCAGCTCGTCTGGCTGCACACGCCGGTTCCCAGGAGGGCTTTGCCGCGCTGGAACGCGGTGCAGACCGAGCTCTGTCAGGCTTTGGAGGAGCTCGGCGCGGACTACGCGGCCCGCGACGCCACCCGGGTCCTGAGGCTGGTGGACACCGTCAACAGCCGCTCCGGCAAGCGCGTATTCGGGGAGATAATCTCCGGCCACGTCTGGCCGTTTGATCGGTTAGCCGACGAAGTTCTGCCTTTGACTCGGGCGGAGATATACGACCTCAGGATCCGCCGCGCGCTTAAAGGCAGGAGGGTGGTGGTGCCGCCCGGGGACTTTTCCGCCGCCACCTTGTGGGAGGCCAGGCTTTCCGACCTCATGAAGCTTTTGGAGCTGAGAGGCCAGAAGAAGCTCCCACCCGGGCAGAGGGATCATTGGCTCTTCCTTGCGGGGGTGGCCATGTCCTGGCTGGCGGTCTCTTTTGAGTCCTTCTACCGGGAGCTCGTCACCCTGGCCCAGATGGTGGGGAGTTGGACGGAGAGGGAGTCGAGGAGCCGCTTCCACGCGCTCTACAGGCGCTTGAGGATGTACTTCGCCGGGGAGAGGATTGAGTACAACGGGGTGCCCATAGACCCCCGGTACCGGTTCCGGAACGAGACGATCATAGAGTGGCTGAGGATAACGCCCGAGGAGCAGAGGCAGCTCTCCACCATCTGGAGCGAGGAGGTGAGGCGGGAGAAAGACCGCCAGCGGCACGAGGAGGCCCGCAGGGAGGCGGGGATGGTGCCGAGGGAGGAGTACCTTGCCCGGGCTGAGGAGAGGCGCAGGAAGGCTCTTGAACTCTGGGAGCAAGGGCTCACGCAGAAAAAGATTGCCGAGATCCTGGGAGTCACCCAGCAGGCGGTGAGTGAGATGCTACGGGAGAAGAAAGATACCCCCTAG
- a CDS encoding CopG family transcriptional regulator, with the protein MVRERKTIVSVRLPEDLVKWLRRKAAEGHTTVSSIVVSALREKRDYELAETFARAALKAACALLSLTGRDPSQVDWGKVRSWEVEVASRAAAQAKALRGEGEKGT; encoded by the coding sequence ATGGTGCGGGAGCGGAAGACGATCGTGAGCGTGCGTCTGCCGGAGGACCTGGTGAAGTGGTTGCGGCGGAAGGCGGCCGAAGGACACACCACGGTCTCCAGCATAGTGGTATCGGCTCTGAGGGAGAAGAGGGACTACGAGTTGGCCGAGACGTTTGCCCGGGCGGCCCTGAAGGCCGCCTGCGCGCTGCTTTCCCTCACCGGTAGGGACCCTTCTCAGGTGGACTGGGGGAAGGTGAGGAGCTGGGAGGTGGAAGTGGCAAGTCGGGCGGCGGCGCAGGCGAAGGCGTTGCGAGGCGAGGGAGAGAAGGGGACGTGA
- a CDS encoding helix-turn-helix domain-containing protein produces MKKQKNSPKTLHEAAVGQRNGSCLILSPLEHARPLQGGASELQRRFEEKNALLGQRFVQVSPEEYLSRIFGEKEVLVVVLGSTEGERGTVIRVPYTEVWQLAWRDNAYIPYADFHRNYYHSRTLKSVRAFVVDVDGADAVELEKLMRYVWGVLPAEPSYVVNSGVGVHFVYALSRPVEVQGLRYALNELNRRIQEAFAGIGRLDKHPLVHPYRWPGFRTKIGTTATAFQAHGHYDIEELLEVFGVKADKPVRKRKEQGVLYLPRGKRAFFEWVLRRLFRNPPIPGRRHNSFFALGIIAYKCKREVPREEAREAVEMVYCDIVRYRMDAGFSLEEAYEAFEKGYNPKAVTVTWKYLCELLGWEYMPNKRNKRSRQDHLKYMSAIRKAKVDFRRNELLPRVVRLRAEGRSLREIAREVGVSKNTVARWLNNLSVPHH; encoded by the coding sequence GTGAAAAAGCAGAAAAATTCCCCGAAAACCCTTCACGAAGCCGCCGTTGGCCAGAGAAACGGTTCCTGTCTTATCCTCTCTCCGCTCGAGCACGCCCGGCCGCTCCAGGGAGGAGCATCTGAGCTTCAGAGGAGGTTTGAAGAGAAAAACGCACTTCTGGGTCAGAGGTTTGTTCAGGTCTCTCCGGAGGAGTATCTTTCGAGAATTTTTGGCGAGAAAGAAGTTTTAGTAGTGGTCCTTGGGAGCACGGAGGGAGAAAGGGGCACTGTGATCAGAGTGCCCTATACCGAGGTTTGGCAACTGGCCTGGCGCGATAACGCTTACATCCCATATGCCGATTTCCACCGCAACTACTACCACAGTAGAACCCTGAAGAGCGTCAGGGCTTTTGTGGTGGACGTTGATGGAGCCGATGCTGTGGAGCTGGAGAAGCTTATGAGGTACGTGTGGGGGGTTCTGCCGGCGGAGCCCAGCTATGTGGTGAACTCCGGGGTTGGGGTTCATTTCGTGTACGCCCTGTCCAGACCGGTTGAGGTCCAGGGACTGAGGTATGCTCTTAACGAGTTGAACCGGAGGATTCAGGAGGCATTCGCGGGGATCGGTAGGCTGGACAAGCACCCTCTGGTACATCCTTACCGCTGGCCCGGGTTTAGAACTAAGATAGGCACTACGGCAACCGCCTTTCAGGCTCATGGGCACTACGACATCGAGGAGTTACTGGAGGTCTTCGGAGTGAAAGCCGACAAGCCGGTTAGGAAAAGGAAAGAGCAGGGAGTTTTGTACCTGCCCAGGGGAAAAAGGGCATTTTTTGAGTGGGTTCTCCGGAGGCTGTTCAGGAACCCACCCATACCGGGTAGGAGGCATAACAGCTTCTTTGCGCTTGGGATAATCGCCTATAAGTGCAAGAGAGAGGTGCCCAGAGAAGAGGCCAGGGAAGCTGTCGAGATGGTCTACTGCGACATAGTGAGGTACAGGATGGATGCGGGTTTCTCCCTCGAAGAGGCTTACGAGGCCTTTGAGAAGGGCTATAATCCCAAGGCGGTCACGGTAACTTGGAAGTACCTTTGCGAACTTTTGGGTTGGGAGTACATGCCGAACAAACGGAATAAGAGGAGCAGGCAGGACCACTTGAAGTACATGAGTGCCATCAGGAAAGCCAAAGTGGACTTCAGAAGGAATGAGCTCCTGCCCAGGGTAGTCAGGTTGCGGGCGGAAGGGCGTTCCCTCCGTGAGATCGCCAGAGAGGTGGGAGTCTCGAAGAACACGGTAGCCAGATGGTTAAACAATTTAAGTGTCCCACATCACTGA
- a CDS encoding CopG family antitoxin yields MRKKKELPEFKGDRIPEFASEEEEREFWDGYSFAEAMERGVLEPVEEPVELAPELAEKMKTKRVTLRLRVSQIEAAKRIAKEKDIPYQTLLRSWIAEAIRREQEKRA; encoded by the coding sequence GTGCGGAAGAAGAAAGAGCTACCGGAGTTTAAAGGCGACCGGATACCCGAGTTTGCTTCCGAAGAGGAGGAGCGGGAGTTCTGGGACGGCTACAGTTTCGCCGAAGCGATGGAGCGGGGCGTGCTGGAACCTGTGGAGGAACCGGTAGAGCTCGCCCCGGAGCTCGCCGAAAAGATGAAGACCAAGCGCGTCACCCTGCGGCTGCGGGTGTCGCAGATCGAGGCGGCGAAGCGGATAGCGAAGGAGAAGGACATACCTTACCAGACCCTCCTGCGGTCCTGGATCGCGGAGGCGATCAGGAGGGAGCAGGAGAAGCGGGCGTAG
- a CDS encoding helix-turn-helix domain-containing protein yields the protein MDNDQGLPLKEAAQALGISEKTLRRWIRAGKIPARLVDGPFGQEYRIPREAVNTAQQVVDVVKVERPTDPGQLAMAVSSALSRALEERDRRFAEELAEIRQQLAELLEVQRRAAEREEERIRRLEEVLSELRSRRRRPWWKFWGR from the coding sequence ATGGACAATGACCAGGGCCTCCCTTTAAAGGAGGCGGCCCAAGCGCTTGGGATTTCGGAGAAGACCTTGCGGCGCTGGATCAGGGCCGGCAAGATCCCCGCCCGGCTCGTCGACGGCCCTTTCGGTCAGGAGTACCGCATCCCAAGAGAGGCCGTGAACACTGCCCAGCAAGTCGTGGATGTGGTTAAGGTGGAGAGACCCACCGACCCTGGACAATTGGCCATGGCCGTGTCCAGTGCCCTGTCCAGGGCGCTTGAGGAGCGCGACCGGCGCTTCGCGGAGGAGCTGGCGGAAATCCGGCAGCAGTTAGCCGAGCTCCTGGAGGTGCAGAGAAGGGCTGCCGAGCGGGAAGAGGAGCGCATCCGGCGGCTGGAAGAGGTCTTGTCGGAGCTCCGTTCACGCAGGAGAAGACCCTGGTGGAAGTTCTGGGGTCGTTAG
- a CDS encoding nucleotidyl transferase AbiEii/AbiGii toxin family protein, with protein sequence MQWEEITRKAYTLGTTPEFVFREETQKAVLSFLSRKSFFREGVFQGGTALRLFYGAPRFSEDLDFVFVAKNSGTWQNTGRLLQGLEAYLLGVFPFPLEVTAKKQKESETLKRFSLRATGGPLSRKVVVNIEFANVPSYMHRVAHLEFPPFNPMIRVEAPEEILADKVVACALRAYIKGRDLWDIRYLTLEKGLILPVKLVAQKARDYGSTARELAEKLKKAAEKVREEGRESILNEMPRFLAKHEAELLPAQASEAAIGVASLLEEAAKKVAFHADDGVVPPFPGEQL encoded by the coding sequence ATGCAGTGGGAGGAAATAACCCGCAAGGCCTATACTCTGGGAACAACCCCTGAGTTCGTTTTTCGCGAAGAGACTCAAAAGGCCGTCCTGTCCTTCTTGAGCAGGAAAAGTTTCTTCCGCGAAGGGGTGTTCCAAGGAGGAACTGCGCTACGCCTTTTCTACGGCGCCCCCCGCTTCTCAGAGGACCTAGACTTCGTTTTCGTAGCGAAAAACTCGGGCACCTGGCAGAACACCGGGCGTTTACTTCAGGGACTAGAGGCCTACCTCCTGGGTGTCTTCCCTTTCCCACTGGAGGTAACGGCGAAAAAGCAGAAGGAGAGCGAGACCCTGAAGAGGTTTTCCCTCCGGGCCACAGGTGGCCCTCTGAGCAGGAAAGTGGTGGTGAACATCGAGTTTGCTAACGTGCCGTCGTACATGCACCGAGTAGCCCACCTGGAGTTTCCCCCCTTCAACCCGATGATCCGGGTGGAGGCCCCGGAGGAAATCCTGGCCGACAAGGTAGTGGCCTGCGCCCTGAGAGCGTACATCAAGGGCCGGGACCTGTGGGACATCCGCTATCTGACTCTCGAGAAGGGGCTGATCCTTCCCGTTAAACTCGTCGCCCAGAAAGCACGGGACTACGGAAGCACCGCCCGAGAACTGGCAGAGAAACTCAAGAAAGCGGCGGAAAAAGTGAGAGAAGAGGGGAGAGAAAGTATTCTCAACGAGATGCCACGCTTCCTGGCAAAACACGAAGCGGAACTGCTCCCCGCACAAGCGTCCGAGGCCGCAATTGGAGTGGCTTCCCTCTTGGAAGAAGCCGCAAAGAAGGTGGCGTTCCATGCGGATGACGGAGTGGTACCGCCTTTTCCAGGAGAACAGCTTTAA
- a CDS encoding type IV toxin-antitoxin system AbiEi family antitoxin domain-containing protein, giving the protein MTEWYRLFQENSFKKVFTFDDLHVLTGLPTRELKVELSRLVKRGLAERLAKGVYANPFNYPSPAEIAMVLRPPCYISMEHCLSEEGILSQHSFTVTCVTLGTPGTVRTSRTIFEYHRIARRLFWGWREDGQGVRWAWPEKALLDLIYIRHLRTRELSRERLLSLLDDMYLGELNGERLVEFLSRFGSPHAEKIADILTEAGLTISPS; this is encoded by the coding sequence ATGACGGAGTGGTACCGCCTTTTCCAGGAGAACAGCTTTAAAAAGGTGTTCACCTTCGACGACCTGCATGTACTAACCGGGCTACCCACCCGGGAGCTTAAGGTAGAGCTCTCCCGCCTGGTCAAGCGCGGTCTCGCCGAACGCCTGGCAAAAGGCGTCTACGCGAACCCCTTTAACTATCCCTCCCCTGCGGAGATAGCAATGGTGCTGAGGCCCCCGTGCTACATCTCCATGGAGCACTGCCTCTCGGAAGAAGGCATCCTCTCCCAGCACTCCTTCACCGTCACCTGCGTCACTCTAGGGACCCCGGGCACCGTCCGCACCAGCAGAACCATCTTCGAGTACCACCGCATCGCCCGCAGACTCTTCTGGGGATGGCGTGAGGACGGACAGGGAGTCAGATGGGCCTGGCCGGAAAAAGCGCTGCTAGACCTGATCTACATCCGGCACCTGCGAACCAGGGAACTCTCCAGGGAAAGGCTTCTCTCTCTGCTGGACGACATGTACCTCGGAGAGCTGAACGGGGAGAGGCTCGTGGAATTCCTGTCCCGGTTCGGGAGCCCGCATGCCGAAAAGATCGCCGATATCCTCACAGAGGCGGGCCTCACGATCAGTCCCAGCTGA
- a CDS encoding tyrosine-type recombinase/integrase: MSDWLSGFEVSCLRRGLSPSSVRAYLGVVRRFVAWWEGTSGEAFDPRAVTPLDVADYRRYLRGRGLKPATVNFNLEAVKSFFRWLKEERALPDNPAEGVKKVPEVKPSPRWLTRREVGLLARAVQRYGTVKDRALFALLLHAGLRVSEAVSLRLEDVVVRERSGFVRVRYGKGGKYREVPLNVTVRRVLKEYLAELPPQGGGWLFPGKKGPMTPRAVQKRLKFFGRIAGVEVTPHKLRHTFCKWLIDAGESLDKVALLAGHARLDTTAVYTRPGRTDLERAVEKLSWD, from the coding sequence ATGAGCGACTGGCTTTCCGGCTTCGAGGTCTCTTGCCTCCGCCGCGGCCTTTCTCCCTCGAGCGTCAGAGCCTACCTGGGAGTCGTCAGGCGCTTCGTGGCCTGGTGGGAGGGGACCAGCGGGGAGGCCTTCGACCCCCGGGCGGTCACGCCTCTGGACGTGGCCGACTACCGCCGGTACCTCCGGGGCCGTGGCCTGAAGCCCGCTACGGTCAACTTCAACCTGGAGGCGGTGAAGAGCTTCTTCCGGTGGCTGAAGGAAGAGCGGGCTTTGCCCGACAACCCGGCCGAGGGGGTGAAGAAGGTTCCCGAGGTGAAGCCCTCTCCCAGGTGGCTCACCCGGAGGGAGGTCGGGCTTCTGGCGAGGGCCGTGCAGAGGTACGGTACGGTTAAAGACAGGGCCCTCTTTGCCCTGCTCCTGCACGCGGGCCTGAGGGTCTCTGAGGCGGTCTCTTTGAGGCTCGAGGACGTGGTCGTGCGGGAGCGGTCGGGCTTCGTGCGGGTGAGATACGGCAAGGGCGGCAAGTACCGGGAAGTGCCGCTCAACGTCACGGTGAGGCGCGTTCTCAAGGAGTATCTGGCGGAGCTCCCTCCTCAAGGAGGCGGGTGGCTCTTTCCCGGTAAGAAGGGCCCCATGACTCCCAGGGCCGTGCAGAAGAGGCTCAAGTTTTTCGGGCGCATAGCGGGGGTGGAGGTCACCCCGCACAAGCTCCGGCACACCTTCTGCAAGTGGCTTATCGACGCCGGCGAGAGCCTGGATAAGGTGGCGCTTCTGGCGGGACACGCCAGGCTAGACACCACTGCGGTCTACACCAGGCCCGGGAGGACGGACCTGGAGAGGGCCGTGGAAAAGCTCAGCTGGGACTGA
- a CDS encoding putative toxin-antitoxin system toxin component, PIN family has translation MRAVIDTSVLVSAFLSKRSHPAKVLDAWILGRFTPVVSPELVREYAAVLVRDKFAVLGSVADRINLLEEILALPWVVMVHPKEKISVVQKDPEDDKVLECAVEGRAGWVVTGDKHLLELRSVRGVAIVTAEEFLRALGKG, from the coding sequence GTGCGGGCGGTAATCGATACCAGCGTGCTGGTCTCGGCCTTCTTGAGTAAAAGAAGCCATCCGGCGAAGGTGCTCGATGCCTGGATCCTCGGCCGGTTCACGCCCGTTGTGAGCCCGGAGTTGGTAAGGGAGTACGCCGCCGTTCTGGTTCGTGACAAGTTCGCCGTCCTGGGTTCGGTTGCAGACAGGATTAACCTGCTGGAGGAGATTCTCGCCCTCCCCTGGGTGGTGATGGTGCATCCGAAAGAGAAGATTTCTGTGGTGCAAAAAGATCCGGAGGACGACAAGGTACTGGAGTGCGCCGTAGAGGGCAGGGCCGGGTGGGTGGTAACCGGCGACAAGCACTTGCTGGAGCTGCGCTCCGTTAGAGGTGTAGCCATCGTTACGGCAGAGGAGTTTTTGCGAGCTCTCGGAAAAGGCTAG